A stretch of Bradyrhizobium sp. AZCC 2262 DNA encodes these proteins:
- a CDS encoding PQQ-dependent sugar dehydrogenase, which produces MKTPVGLVTAALALAILLAVSFLIATSTRGEEPAFGSSAGELEVRTIARGLVNPWALAFLPDGTMLVTERPGRMRIVTVEGQISPPLKGVPEVWASGQGGLLDVAIDKSFAQNKTIYFCFAERTDGGGRTAVARANLNDGKDRLDEVKIIFRQQGPLSSGNHYGCRIAQADDGNLFVTLGEHFTYRDQAQSLANHLGKVIRIAPDGSVPADNPFAGRADARPEIWSYGHRNPQGLAIHPTSGELWEIEHGPRGGDEVNLIGKGKNYGWPVIGYGIDYSGAKIHDATAKDGMEQPLKYWVPSIAPSGMAFYTGKLFPKWNGSLFTGALRGAMLVRLTLNGNTVTSEERLLQNLHERIRDVRQGPDGALWLLTDSSNGRVLRVAPVAK; this is translated from the coding sequence ATGAAGACACCTGTCGGCCTTGTGACGGCCGCGCTGGCGCTAGCGATCCTGCTCGCGGTTTCGTTCCTGATCGCCACCAGCACCCGCGGCGAAGAACCGGCGTTCGGCTCGTCGGCGGGCGAACTCGAGGTTCGCACCATCGCAAGGGGCCTCGTCAATCCATGGGCGCTGGCGTTCCTGCCAGACGGAACGATGCTGGTGACCGAGCGTCCGGGCCGCATGCGCATCGTCACGGTGGAAGGACAGATCTCGCCGCCGCTCAAGGGCGTCCCGGAAGTGTGGGCATCGGGCCAGGGCGGCCTGCTCGACGTCGCCATCGACAAATCCTTTGCGCAGAACAAGACCATCTATTTCTGCTTTGCCGAGCGGACCGATGGCGGCGGACGCACCGCGGTCGCGCGCGCCAATCTCAACGACGGCAAGGACCGGCTCGACGAGGTCAAGATCATCTTCCGCCAGCAGGGGCCACTGTCGTCAGGCAATCATTACGGCTGCCGCATCGCGCAGGCCGACGACGGCAATCTGTTCGTCACGCTGGGCGAACACTTCACCTATCGCGATCAGGCGCAAAGCCTCGCCAATCATCTCGGCAAGGTGATCCGGATCGCGCCGGATGGTTCGGTGCCCGCAGACAACCCGTTCGCCGGCCGCGCCGACGCCAGGCCGGAGATCTGGAGCTACGGCCATCGCAATCCACAAGGCCTCGCGATCCATCCCACCTCCGGCGAGCTCTGGGAAATCGAGCACGGCCCGCGCGGCGGCGACGAGGTCAATTTGATCGGGAAAGGCAAGAACTACGGCTGGCCGGTGATCGGCTACGGCATCGATTACTCCGGCGCCAAGATCCACGACGCAACCGCCAAGGACGGCATGGAGCAGCCGCTCAAATACTGGGTGCCGTCGATCGCGCCGTCGGGCATGGCCTTCTACACCGGAAAGCTGTTTCCGAAATGGAACGGCAGCCTGTTCACCGGCGCGCTGCGCGGCGCGATGCTGGTGCGGCTGACGCTGAACGGCAACACAGTGACGTCGGAGGAACGCCTGCTGCAAAACCTGCATGAGCGTATCAGGGACGTCCGCCAGGGGCCGGACGGCGCGCTGTGGCTGCTGACGGATAGTTCGAACGGACGGGTGTTGCGGGTGGCGCCGGTTGCAAAGTGA
- a CDS encoding glutathione S-transferase family protein, whose translation MYKLYSMQRSGNSYKVRLALALLNAPYQAIEVDILRGESRTPDFLEKNPSGQVPLLEVADGRYLAESNAILWYVCGGTSLAPESRIERAEALQWMFFEQHALEPNIGAAYFWLSLVKGGRDLQTHALEDWMERGYAALQVMENHLKTCSYFAAGQLTVADIALYGYTHVADRCDYDLATFPAIRAWLRRVEQTPGFVTMDWQPEVEVDDQAGIAAGA comes from the coding sequence ATGTACAAGCTCTATTCGATGCAGCGCTCCGGCAACAGCTACAAGGTCCGCCTTGCGCTGGCGCTGCTCAACGCGCCGTATCAGGCGATCGAAGTCGACATTCTCCGAGGCGAAAGCCGCACACCGGATTTCCTGGAAAAGAATCCGAGCGGACAGGTGCCGCTGCTGGAAGTCGCCGATGGACGCTACCTCGCCGAGTCCAACGCCATCCTCTGGTATGTCTGCGGCGGCACTTCGCTGGCGCCGGAGTCACGGATCGAGCGCGCCGAAGCGCTGCAATGGATGTTCTTCGAGCAGCACGCGCTCGAGCCCAATATCGGCGCCGCCTATTTCTGGCTGTCGCTGGTCAAGGGCGGCCGCGACTTGCAGACGCATGCGCTGGAGGATTGGATGGAGCGCGGCTATGCCGCGCTGCAGGTGATGGAAAACCATCTCAAGACCTGCAGCTATTTCGCCGCCGGGCAACTGACGGTCGCCGATATCGCGCTGTACGGTTACACCCACGTCGCCGACCGCTGCGATTATGATCTCGCGACCTTCCCCGCCATCCGCGCCTGGCTGCGGCGGGTCGAGCAGACCCCCGGCTTTGTCACCATGGACTGGCAGCCGGAGGTCGAGGTCGACGACCAGGCCGGCATCGCGGCCGGCGCATAA
- a CDS encoding pyridoxal phosphate-dependent aminotransferase, translating into MPFLSASLARVKPSATIAVTDKARALKAAGRNVIGLGAGEPDFDTPANIKLAAIRAIEAGKTKYTDVGGIPELKEAIIAKFQRENGLTYKPNQIIVGTGGKQVLYNALMATLNPGDEVIIPAPYWVSYPEMVALAGGEPVAVVCPASSGFKLRPDDLEKAITPKTKWIILCSPSNPTGAAYTRAELKAITDVLVKHPHVWVMTDDMYEHLVYDDFQFATPAQVEPKLYERTLTVNGVSKAYCMTGWRIGYAGGPADLIKAMQTIQSQSTSNPSSIAQWASVEALNGPQDFIPVHNKVFKERRDLVVSMLNQAKGIECPRPEGAFYVYPSCAGTIGKTSPSGKVIANDEDFVTELLESEGVAVVQGSAFGLGPAFRISYATKTSDLEDACKRIQRFCGNLR; encoded by the coding sequence ATGCCCTTCCTGTCCGCCTCGCTCGCCCGTGTGAAGCCGTCCGCGACGATCGCGGTCACGGATAAAGCGCGCGCGCTGAAAGCGGCGGGGCGCAACGTCATTGGCCTCGGCGCCGGCGAGCCGGATTTCGACACGCCCGCCAACATCAAGCTGGCGGCAATCCGTGCCATCGAGGCCGGCAAGACCAAGTACACCGATGTCGGCGGCATTCCCGAGCTGAAGGAAGCCATCATTGCCAAATTCCAGCGCGAGAACGGCCTCACCTACAAGCCGAACCAGATCATCGTCGGCACCGGCGGCAAGCAGGTGCTCTACAATGCGCTGATGGCGACGCTTAACCCCGGCGATGAGGTCATCATCCCGGCGCCGTACTGGGTCAGCTATCCCGAGATGGTGGCGCTGGCCGGCGGCGAGCCGGTCGCCGTGGTGTGCCCGGCGTCGAGCGGCTTCAAGCTGCGCCCCGACGATCTGGAAAAGGCGATCACGCCGAAGACCAAGTGGATCATCCTGTGCTCGCCGTCGAACCCGACCGGCGCCGCCTACACCCGCGCCGAGTTGAAGGCGATCACCGACGTGCTGGTGAAGCATCCGCATGTCTGGGTGATGACGGACGACATGTATGAGCACCTGGTCTATGACGACTTCCAGTTCGCAACGCCGGCGCAGGTCGAACCGAAACTGTACGAACGCACGCTCACGGTGAACGGCGTGTCGAAGGCCTATTGCATGACCGGCTGGCGCATCGGCTATGCCGGCGGCCCCGCCGACCTGATCAAGGCGATGCAGACGATCCAGTCGCAGTCGACCTCGAACCCGTCGTCGATCGCGCAGTGGGCTTCGGTGGAAGCGCTGAACGGTCCGCAGGACTTCATCCCCGTGCACAACAAGGTGTTCAAGGAGCGGCGCGACCTCGTGGTGTCGATGCTGAATCAGGCCAAGGGCATCGAATGCCCGCGGCCCGAGGGCGCATTCTATGTCTATCCGTCCTGCGCCGGCACCATCGGCAAGACTTCGCCGTCCGGCAAGGTGATCGCCAACGACGAGGATTTCGTCACCGAGCTTCTGGAGAGCGAAGGCGTCGCCGTCGTGCAGGGGTCTGCGTTCGGTCTCGGCCCGGCATTCCGGATTTCCTACGCGACCAAAACCTCCGACCTCGAAGACGCCTGCAAGCGCATCCAGCGCTTCTGCGGCAATTTGCGATAA
- a CDS encoding DUF992 domain-containing protein, whose protein sequence is MRLLTLTLATLSLLAPIATAGAAPPVRAGILQCQGGQNVGFVVGSVTSLECVFQSEGRRPEPYIAKVQRIGLDLGVTAQTQLSWAVNAPNSRLGRGELAGSYGGVGANASIGVGGGGNFLVGGPSNAYALQPLSVQGQTGLNVAAGIAGLELQPFYGNGPRRHHHRGHHRRS, encoded by the coding sequence ATGCGACTCCTGACATTGACACTCGCCACGCTTTCGCTGCTCGCGCCGATCGCGACCGCCGGCGCGGCGCCGCCGGTTCGCGCCGGCATCCTGCAATGCCAGGGCGGCCAGAATGTCGGCTTCGTGGTCGGTTCGGTGACCAGCCTCGAATGCGTGTTTCAGAGCGAAGGCCGCCGGCCCGAACCCTACATCGCCAAGGTGCAGCGCATCGGTCTTGACCTCGGCGTCACCGCGCAGACCCAGCTTTCCTGGGCCGTGAATGCGCCGAACAGCCGGCTCGGGCGCGGCGAACTCGCCGGCAGCTATGGCGGCGTCGGCGCCAATGCATCGATCGGCGTCGGCGGCGGCGGCAACTTCCTGGTCGGCGGTCCGTCCAACGCCTACGCGCTGCAGCCGCTTAGCGTGCAAGGCCAGACCGGGCTGAATGTCGCCGCCGGTATCGCCGGTCTCGAGCTGCAGCCGTTCTACGGCAACGGTCCGCGCCGGCACCACCATCGCGGGCATCACCGCCGCAGCTGA
- a CDS encoding DUF992 domain-containing protein: MRRSIILAALFVLATSISGAHAQQVQRVQVGVLECRGGASVGFVVGSVTNLGCVLRAEGMPEDRYIATIRKVGLDLGITQESALAWGVFAPVARLGAAGLSGDYVGAQGSATLGVGVGGNVLVGGSENSIALQPLSVQGQVGVSVAAGLESLELRPGR; this comes from the coding sequence ATGCGTCGCTCCATCATCCTTGCCGCTCTCTTCGTGCTGGCTACCTCCATCAGCGGCGCCCATGCGCAGCAGGTGCAGCGCGTGCAGGTGGGCGTGCTGGAGTGCCGCGGCGGCGCCAGTGTCGGTTTCGTCGTCGGCTCCGTCACCAATCTCGGCTGCGTGCTGCGCGCCGAGGGCATGCCGGAAGACCGCTACATCGCCACCATCCGGAAAGTCGGGCTCGATCTCGGCATCACCCAGGAATCGGCGCTGGCCTGGGGCGTGTTCGCGCCCGTGGCGCGGCTGGGGGCGGCCGGCCTTTCCGGCGACTATGTCGGCGCGCAGGGCAGCGCGACGCTCGGCGTCGGTGTCGGCGGCAACGTGCTGGTCGGCGGCTCCGAGAATTCGATCGCGTTGCAGCCGCTGAGCGTGCAGGGGCAGGTCGGGGTCAGCGTTGCTGCCGGACTGGAAAGTCTGGAACTGCGGCCGGGGCGCTAG
- a CDS encoding class I SAM-dependent methyltransferase: MLQHQPSRTAEYMAMFRASEHAKGAGRRVFTDPLAVALLPGSLRLPAKLLAVRPVGEMLNRYIDGRWPGARTSGIARTRLIDDWIEESTGQAEQVVLLGAGFDTRAWRLAALDAVRVFEVDHPATAKVKQERLQAAGADLNRVSFVAVDFEIDDFEQRLRDAGFDPARRTIVVWEGVSQYLTGEAVCGVIRWAGRLAPRSRFIFTYVHEGAIDGSVAFDGADKVIAKVDGSGEPWRFGLLPNELPDFLRERGLRLVSDLGADQYRERVMGQAGRNMQGYSFYHTVLAEVGDA; encoded by the coding sequence ATGCTGCAGCATCAGCCAAGCCGGACCGCCGAATACATGGCCATGTTCCGGGCGTCGGAGCATGCGAAGGGTGCCGGACGACGCGTGTTTACCGATCCGCTGGCCGTCGCGCTGTTGCCGGGAAGCTTGCGGCTGCCAGCCAAACTGCTCGCGGTCCGTCCCGTAGGCGAAATGCTCAACCGCTACATTGACGGGCGATGGCCGGGCGCGCGCACCTCCGGCATCGCCCGCACGCGGCTGATCGACGACTGGATCGAGGAATCGACCGGACAGGCCGAGCAGGTCGTGTTGCTCGGTGCGGGTTTTGATACGCGGGCCTGGCGGCTTGCCGCGCTCGATGCCGTCAGGGTTTTTGAAGTGGATCACCCCGCAACGGCAAAGGTGAAACAAGAGCGGCTGCAGGCTGCCGGAGCCGATCTGAACCGGGTGAGCTTTGTCGCCGTCGATTTCGAGATCGATGATTTCGAACAGCGTCTGCGCGATGCCGGCTTCGATCCGGCACGGCGCACGATCGTCGTGTGGGAAGGCGTCAGCCAGTATCTGACCGGCGAGGCGGTGTGCGGCGTGATACGCTGGGCGGGCCGGCTCGCGCCGCGCAGCCGGTTCATCTTCACCTATGTTCATGAGGGCGCGATCGACGGCAGCGTCGCGTTCGATGGCGCGGACAAGGTCATCGCCAAGGTCGACGGCTCGGGCGAACCCTGGCGGTTCGGCTTGCTGCCGAACGAATTGCCGGACTTCCTGCGCGAGCGCGGGCTGAGGCTGGTGAGCGATCTCGGCGCCGATCAATACCGGGAGCGGGTGATGGGACAAGCCGGCCGCAACATGCAGGGCTACAGCTTCTATCACACGGTGCTTGCGGAAGTCGGCGATGCCTAG
- a CDS encoding TetR/AcrR family transcriptional regulator — protein MPRISAARANEQRGRILDAALTCFAREGFHAATVQDIVEESGLSPGAIYGYFKGKTEIAMAIAAERHAMERRRMEFALAAPDIDTGLRRLVEGFVLELRTPKERRWRHLAVQLWAESLSNPRLKREALAGVSQAVDVLAPMIAEAQRQGRWPSHLDPPSAARVMVAVLQGISLQLAWDGRVDIERFAVALLTMLDPRSDGSGTATG, from the coding sequence ATGCCTAGGATATCGGCGGCGCGCGCCAACGAGCAGCGCGGGCGCATCCTCGATGCCGCGCTGACATGCTTTGCGCGCGAAGGCTTTCATGCGGCAACCGTGCAGGACATCGTCGAGGAGTCAGGGCTTAGTCCCGGCGCGATCTACGGCTATTTCAAAGGCAAGACCGAGATCGCGATGGCGATCGCTGCCGAACGCCACGCGATGGAACGCCGGCGCATGGAATTCGCGCTGGCCGCGCCTGACATCGACACCGGCCTGCGACGTCTCGTCGAAGGCTTCGTGCTCGAATTGCGCACGCCTAAGGAAAGGCGATGGCGCCATCTGGCCGTGCAGCTTTGGGCGGAGAGCCTTTCCAATCCGCGATTGAAGCGCGAAGCGCTTGCGGGGGTTTCGCAGGCCGTGGACGTGTTGGCGCCGATGATCGCAGAGGCGCAACGACAGGGGCGTTGGCCGTCGCATCTCGATCCGCCTTCGGCCGCCCGCGTCATGGTCGCGGTCCTGCAAGGCATTTCGCTGCAGCTTGCCTGGGACGGGCGCGTCGATATCGAGCGCTTCGCCGTCGCGCTGCTAACCATGCTCGATCCGCGTTCGGACGGATCGGGTACGGCGACCGGCTGA
- a CDS encoding elongation factor G has translation MGQDVRSPRGPRCIALVGPFQSGKTTLLEAILARTGAIKNAGSVDAGTSVGDASPEARHHKMGVGLSAATTTFMGDSYTFIDCPGSIEFAHDMRAALPAVDAAVVVCEADEKKLPQLQIILRELEDLGIPRFLFLNKIDRANKRIRETLATLQPASRVPLVLRQIPIWNGDLIEGFVDLALERAFVYREHKPSEVVALEGGNLDREKEARFSMLEKLADHDDALMEQLLEDIQPPRDAVFDDLARELREGLICPVLLGAAARENGVLRLMKALRHEAPGVAETAKRLGVSAQKEALAYVFKTLHLQHGGKLSLVRLLAGHLDDGATLQSSSGEAGRVSGILAVSGGHDTKRPAAEAGDTIALGKLDAIKTGDSLSSGKTAPPALVHVEPTPPVLALSLAATDRKDDVKLGQALLRLNEEDPSLTMIQNQQTHDIVLWGQGEMHLRVALERLKDRFGVNVKSQPPAIGYQETIRKSATQRGRHKKQSGGHGQFGDVVLEIKPMPRGSGFEFHEKVVGGAVPRNYIGAVEEGVVDSLVRGPLGFPVIDLHVTLTDGSYHSVDSSDLAFRTAARIGMGEALPQCQPVLLEPIHMVEIVCPTEATAKINAILSARRGQILGFDTREGWPGWDCVRATMPEAEIGDLIVELRSATAGAGGFTRAFDRMAEVTGRAADQIIAAHRVAA, from the coding sequence ATGGGACAAGACGTCAGAAGTCCCCGTGGTCCACGGTGCATCGCGCTGGTGGGCCCTTTCCAAAGCGGTAAGACCACACTTCTAGAGGCCATACTGGCGCGAACGGGCGCCATTAAAAATGCCGGCAGCGTCGATGCCGGAACTTCCGTAGGCGATGCCAGCCCCGAGGCGCGCCATCACAAGATGGGGGTAGGCCTTTCCGCCGCCACCACCACCTTCATGGGCGACAGTTACACCTTTATCGATTGTCCCGGCTCGATCGAGTTCGCGCATGACATGCGCGCCGCGCTGCCTGCGGTCGATGCCGCGGTCGTGGTCTGCGAGGCGGACGAGAAGAAGCTGCCGCAACTGCAGATCATCCTGCGTGAGCTCGAGGATCTCGGCATTCCCCGTTTTCTGTTTCTGAACAAGATCGACCGCGCCAACAAGCGTATCCGCGAGACGCTGGCGACGCTGCAGCCGGCCTCGCGCGTGCCGCTGGTGCTGCGGCAGATTCCGATCTGGAACGGCGACTTGATCGAGGGCTTTGTCGACCTCGCGCTGGAGCGCGCCTTCGTTTACCGGGAACACAAGCCGTCCGAGGTCGTAGCACTCGAAGGCGGCAATCTCGACCGCGAGAAGGAAGCGCGGTTCTCGATGCTTGAAAAGCTCGCCGACCACGACGACGCGCTGATGGAGCAGTTGCTGGAAGACATCCAGCCGCCGCGCGACGCGGTGTTCGACGACCTCGCCCGCGAATTGCGCGAAGGCCTGATCTGCCCGGTGCTGCTCGGTGCTGCGGCGCGCGAAAACGGCGTGCTGCGGCTGATGAAGGCGCTGCGGCATGAAGCGCCCGGCGTTGCCGAGACGGCGAAACGGCTCGGCGTATCCGCGCAAAAGGAAGCGCTGGCCTACGTGTTCAAGACCCTGCATCTGCAGCACGGCGGCAAGCTGTCGCTGGTGCGGCTGCTCGCCGGGCATCTCGATGACGGCGCGACGCTGCAATCTTCCTCCGGTGAGGCCGGGCGGGTTTCCGGTATTCTCGCGGTGAGCGGCGGGCACGATACCAAGCGGCCCGCGGCGGAGGCCGGCGACACGATCGCGCTCGGCAAGCTCGACGCGATCAAGACCGGCGACTCGCTGTCGAGCGGCAAGACCGCGCCGCCGGCGCTGGTCCATGTCGAGCCGACGCCGCCGGTGCTGGCGCTGTCGCTTGCGGCGACCGACCGCAAGGACGACGTCAAGCTCGGCCAGGCGCTGCTGCGGCTGAACGAGGAGGATCCGTCGCTGACGATGATCCAGAACCAGCAGACCCACGACATCGTGCTGTGGGGGCAGGGCGAGATGCATCTGCGCGTCGCGCTCGAGCGGCTCAAGGACCGTTTTGGCGTCAACGTCAAATCGCAGCCGCCGGCGATCGGTTATCAGGAGACCATCCGCAAATCGGCTACCCAGCGCGGCCGTCACAAGAAGCAGTCCGGCGGCCATGGCCAGTTCGGCGACGTGGTGCTGGAGATCAAGCCGATGCCGCGCGGAAGCGGCTTCGAGTTCCACGAGAAGGTGGTCGGTGGCGCCGTGCCGCGCAACTATATCGGCGCGGTCGAGGAGGGCGTGGTCGACAGCCTCGTGCGCGGGCCGCTCGGTTTTCCAGTGATCGATCTTCATGTCACCCTGACGGATGGCTCCTATCACAGCGTCGATTCCTCCGACCTCGCCTTCCGCACGGCGGCGCGGATCGGTATGGGTGAGGCGCTGCCGCAGTGCCAGCCGGTGCTGCTGGAGCCGATCCACATGGTGGAGATCGTCTGCCCGACGGAGGCGACGGCGAAGATCAACGCCATCCTGTCGGCGCGGCGCGGCCAGATCCTGGGCTTCGATACCCGCGAAGGCTGGCCCGGATGGGATTGCGTCCGCGCCACCATGCCGGAGGCGGAGATCGGCGACCTGATCGTGGAGTTACGGTCGGCCACCGCCGGCGCCGGCGGGTTCACGAGGGCGTTCGACCGCATGGCCGAAGTCACCGGCCGCGCCGCCGACCAGATCATCGCCGCGCACCGCGTCGCGGCGTGA
- a CDS encoding shikimate dehydrogenase, with amino-acid sequence MTSGTKPPAACLIGWPAAHSRSPLIHHYWLRTLGIAGGYVIEAVPPDEFKDFIFRLSLRGFVGANVTMPHKERALALSKPDERARAVGAANTLWFENGELCSTNTDVEGFINNLDASAPGWDGCEDALVLGAGGAAHAVVFGLLDRGIKRVHLANRTIERARALADEFGASVVPVAWDALGDLLPRTGLLVNTTSLGMKGQPALELDVGRLPSHAVVADLVYVPLDTPLLTAARARGLKTADGLGMLLHQAVRGFELWFGQRPEVTAELRVLVEADLTNT; translated from the coding sequence ATGACCAGTGGAACAAAACCCCCCGCCGCCTGCCTGATCGGATGGCCGGCCGCGCATTCGCGCTCGCCGCTGATCCATCATTACTGGCTGCGGACGCTCGGCATCGCGGGCGGCTATGTCATCGAGGCGGTGCCGCCCGACGAGTTCAAGGATTTCATCTTCCGCCTGTCGCTGCGCGGCTTTGTCGGCGCCAACGTCACCATGCCGCACAAGGAGCGCGCGCTTGCGCTGTCGAAGCCGGATGAGCGGGCGCGTGCGGTCGGCGCGGCCAATACGCTGTGGTTCGAGAATGGCGAGCTCTGCTCGACCAATACCGACGTCGAAGGGTTCATCAACAATCTCGACGCCAGCGCGCCCGGCTGGGACGGTTGCGAGGACGCGCTGGTGCTCGGCGCCGGCGGTGCGGCGCACGCGGTGGTGTTCGGTTTGCTCGACCGCGGCATCAAGCGCGTGCATCTCGCCAACCGCACCATCGAGCGCGCCCGCGCGCTGGCGGATGAATTCGGCGCGAGCGTTGTCCCCGTGGCATGGGACGCGCTCGGCGATCTGCTGCCGCGCACCGGGCTGCTGGTGAATACGACCTCGCTCGGCATGAAGGGCCAGCCGGCGCTCGAACTCGATGTCGGGCGGTTGCCGTCACACGCCGTCGTCGCCGATCTCGTGTACGTGCCGCTCGACACGCCATTGCTCACCGCCGCCCGCGCCCGCGGGCTGAAGACGGCCGACGGGCTCGGCATGCTGCTGCACCAGGCGGTGCGCGGCTTCGAATTGTGGTTCGGGCAGCGCCCAGAGGTGACGGCGGAACTTCGCGTGCTGGTCGAGGCCGATCTCACAAATACATGA
- a CDS encoding alpha-hydroxy acid oxidase, whose translation MKHITCIEDLRQLHKRRVPKAFFDYADRGSYTEDTLRANSEDLAQIKFRQRILVDVSKRDLSTNILGEPAAMPLILAPVGLLGMQHGDGEIHACRAAQAAGIPFTQSTMSICSIEDIAAAVDKPFWFQLYVMKDRGFIKSLIERAIAAKCSALVLTVDLQVIGQRHQDIKNGMTVPPEWSLSKLLDFASKPSWVAGVLRGKRRSFGNIVGHVKGTEDLTKLSEWTASQFDTSLNWKDIDWIRSIWPGKLILKGILDVEDAELAAKTGAQALVVSNHGGRQLDGAPSSIEVLPEIVDTVGSQMEIMFDGGIRSGQDVVRALALGAKSCMIGRAYAYGLGAGGQAGVTKALDIIAKEMLTTMGLCGVNTIAEIDDNVLAV comes from the coding sequence ATGAAGCACATCACCTGCATTGAGGATCTGCGCCAGTTGCACAAGCGCCGGGTTCCCAAGGCGTTTTTCGACTACGCCGACCGCGGCTCCTACACCGAGGACACGCTGCGCGCCAATTCCGAGGATCTTGCGCAGATCAAGTTCCGCCAGCGCATCCTGGTCGATGTCTCCAAGCGCGATCTCTCCACCAATATCCTCGGCGAGCCGGCCGCGATGCCGTTGATCCTGGCGCCTGTCGGCCTGCTCGGCATGCAGCATGGCGACGGCGAGATTCATGCCTGCCGCGCCGCGCAGGCCGCCGGCATTCCCTTCACCCAGAGCACGATGTCGATCTGTTCGATCGAGGACATCGCAGCCGCCGTCGACAAGCCGTTCTGGTTCCAGCTCTACGTGATGAAGGACCGCGGCTTCATCAAGTCGCTGATCGAGCGCGCGATCGCGGCCAAATGCTCGGCGCTGGTGCTGACCGTCGACCTGCAGGTGATCGGGCAGCGCCACCAGGACATCAAGAACGGCATGACGGTGCCGCCGGAATGGTCGCTGTCGAAACTGCTCGACTTCGCCAGCAAGCCGTCATGGGTTGCCGGCGTGCTGCGCGGCAAGCGCCGCAGCTTCGGCAACATCGTCGGCCACGTCAAAGGCACCGAGGACCTTACCAAGCTGTCGGAATGGACCGCGTCGCAGTTCGACACTTCGCTGAACTGGAAGGACATCGACTGGATCCGCTCGATCTGGCCGGGCAAGCTGATCCTGAAAGGCATTTTGGACGTCGAGGACGCCGAACTCGCCGCGAAAACCGGCGCGCAGGCGCTGGTCGTTTCCAACCATGGCGGCCGCCAGCTCGACGGCGCGCCGTCATCGATCGAGGTGCTGCCCGAGATCGTCGACACCGTCGGCTCGCAGATGGAAATCATGTTCGACGGCGGCATCCGCTCCGGCCAGGACGTGGTGCGCGCGCTCGCGCTCGGCGCCAAATCCTGCATGATCGGCCGCGCCTATGCCTATGGCTTAGGGGCCGGCGGACAGGCCGGCGTCACCAAGGCGCTCGACATCATCGCCAAGGAAATGCTCACCACCATGGGATTGTGCGGCGTCAATACGATCGCCGAGATCGACGATAACGTGCTGGCGGTGTGA